CCACATGGAAAATCAGCCTCAATGGACTGACTTTAACTTGATCGACACGGATTGGGTTACAATTTTTTTCGAGGAGTACTCTAATTGAAGCGCTTAAGTGCCTGAATTTGAGGGTAAATCGGTGAGCGACACGGTCAGAATGAGGAGCCTTTTGAATACTCGTTCGGCAGTCGGTCTAGAGTCGAAAACCTTCTTTCACTACTTGCCGAATGGAGCCAAAACTCGCTTCGGCCAGTGCTTTGGCCTTGGTCGGATCGACCCATTTCACTTCTGTTATTCCTTCTTCCGTTTGAGGGATCAATGCGGCATTGCTTTGGCTTTTCATTAAATACCAATGCGTTTTCTTCAGGATACGCTCGGCACCTAAGGAGTAGGTGTGAAATGTAGGCGAAAGGGCCTCGGTTATGCTCGGTTCTTCGATGCCGCATTCTTCTGCCACTTCGCGCACCGCGCACTTTTCTATTGTTTCGCCTTTTTCCAGTTTGCCTTTGGGAAGGTCCCACATTCCATTCCGATGGATGAAAAGCCATTCGTCAGCTTCATTCTGCACCAATCCGCCAGCAGCTTCAATCAATTTGTAATGCCCAGAAAAATGATCCCAATTGAATGCAACGTTACCCGAAACGAGAACATGCAGCGAACCGGCTTCCAACTGTGCAATGATCTCTGGCCACATTTCTAGTGATGGATCGGTCAATTGCCTGTTGAAAACTGAGCCGAATTCGGAGTCGTTTCCGAACTCCAAAACCGAACCGCCTATGAAAACTTTATAGCTTTGCGCCATGGATATTTTGAACTCAGAATTGGCCGCCAAGGTAGCTAATGAACTGCTTCGCATCAAAGCTGTAAAACTGCAACCGAATGCCCCATTCACCTGGGCTTCGGGTTGGAAGTCGCCCATCTATTGCGATAATCGAAAAACACTGTCGTTTCCTGATGTGCGAAAGTTGATTGCGCAAGGTTTGGCCCAAGGCGTGAAAGAGAAATTTGCCGATGCCGAAGTGGTTGCTGGCGTTGCTACTGGCGCCATTGCCATTGGAATGATGGTAGCAGAAGAGTTGGGACTTCCGTTCGTGTATGTCCGCCCAAAGCCGAAAGAGCACGGTCTGGGAAATCAGATTGAAGGTTACTTGCCCGAGAATAGCAAAGTGGTGGTGATTGAAGACCTGATCTCTACCGGAGGAAGCAGCCTGAAAGCGGTGGATGCATTGCGCGAAACGAGCTCAACAGTTCTAGGAATGGTGGCTATTTTCACCTACGGATTCGCAACTGCCGATGAAAATTTTGAAGCTGCTAACTGCAAGATCTACACGCTTTCCAATTATTCGGAACTGGTGAAGTTGGCGGTGAATTCAGGTTACGTTTCAGAATCAGATCTGGAGCAATTGACCGAATGGCGGAAAGAGCCTTCGGTTTGGAAGGCGTAGCAATTCGCTTAGTTTTAAGATTTACGACAGATACCAGCCGATCTCGTGATGTTGATGAAGCGTACGGCTTCCATCAGCGTGTTCCAACTCCAGTTCGCCAGACTGTTGCACGCCAATAATTCTTACCAATTCATCCGCGCCATTCACCGAAAGTTGTCGTTCTTCTCCACCACCGAAAAGCACACGGTTCATTTCAGTAAGCACCGTTTCAAGGTTTCCTTGTCGAATTTGCAGGTAAAACCGTTCCAGTTGTTCGTGGAGGATTTCCATCACCCATTCAATTTCGAGTGCCGAATCGGATAAAAGCCTTAGCGAAGTGGCATTCAATCCATCGGGAAATGTTGTTTGCTTCACGTTGAGACCGATTCCCACAATGCTTGTCTCCAATTGGCTTCCGCGAAGCATGTTCTCTATAAGAATTCCCGCAATCTTTTTAGACCCGACCAGAATGTCATTTGGCCATTTGATAGTCACTTCTTGGTCGTTGACGCAATTGGCAACCGTGGCACGCACTGCCAATGCAACAGCGGCACTCAATATGAACTGGTCTTTTGCTGCCAAAAAGACAGGCTTAAGAATATAGCTGCATGTTAAGTTCAAATGTGGCTCTGTTACCCACGAATTGAACCTTTGTCCTCTACCTGCTGTTTGCTCCTCTGCAACGATAACCGTGCCTTCCATCGGCATTTTGTCGCGAACCAGGGCACGGGCATAGTTGTTGGTTGAGTCGACCGAATTCAAGCGAATTGTGCTTTGTCCTATGAAGAGGGTTTTGGTCAATTTGTAGCAGTTTTAAATGGTAAATTTGCAAATTCTAAACACCCTGAATGAAGAAAATATCCCGCAAGGCGGAAACTGAACTGCTCGTTAAAGAAATCATTAACGGACTCCAAGAGAAAAAGGGGAAACACATAGTAAGTCTTGACCTAAGAAAAATTGAGAATGCTGTGACAGAATTTTACGTTGTCTGTAGCGGAGATTCCAACACACACGTGAACGCCTTGGCCGGAAGTGTGGAAGAAGAGGTGAGAAAAGCACTGAAAGATAAGCCTTGGCACATTGAGGGAACAAGTAATGCCGAATGGGTGTTACTCGATTACGTGAATGTGGTTGTCCACATTTTTCAGCGTGGAATAAGAGATCATTACAATATAGAAGGTCTGTGGGCCGATGCGGTAACTAAAGAGTACGATGAAGTGGCCTAGGCCGAAAAATTATTAGGATGTCGAGCAAGGAAAACAAGGAAAATAAAAACAAAAAGGAAGACGGGAAAAAGCCTTCCAAATCGAAATTCAACTTCGAGTTGAACTTCAACTTCTACTGGGTGTATGTCATCATTGCCGTGGCTTTTATCGCCATGACATTCATGCCCAACATGAGTGATACGGAAAGAAAATTGAACGATGATCAACTGAAGGAGTTGTTGGCATCGGGCGATGTGCAGAAGTTGGTGATCATCAACAAGGAAATGGCTGAGATTTTCATCAAGCCAGAAGCGCTGAAATCGAATGAAGCTTATAAGGATGTGAAGGATAATCCCTTCGGAACAGCTTTGAGCACAGGTCCGCAGTATTTCTACCAGATCGTTGAGATTCAGAATTTCGACAACACCTTGAAAGAGGTAAAGGAGAAATTGCCAAAAGAGGAGCAGTTCACCACAAGTGCTGAAACCCGGCAGAATTGGGCTGATTCATTCATGTGGTTGCTTCCATTCGTACTCATTATCGGTGTTTGGATATTCCTGATGCGGAGAATGAGTGGAGGTGCCGGAGGCGGTGCTCAGATATTCAATATCGGAAAATCCAAAGCGCAGCTTTTTGAAGGTGACACAAAAGTGAACGTGACCTTTAATGACGTGGCTGGTTTGGACGAAGCCAAAGTGGAGATCAAGGAAATTGTGGAATTCTTAAAAAGCCCACAGAAATACACGGATCTTGGTGCAAAGATTCCGAAAGGTGCCTTGCTTGTTGGCCCTCCGGGAACAGGAAAAACCCTTTTGGCAAAAGCTGTTGCGGGTGAGGCAAAGGTTCCTTTCTTCTCACTTTCAGGTTCAGATTTCGTTGAAATGTTTGTGGGAGTAGGCGCAAGCCGCGTTCGCGATCTTTTCAAACAGGCCAAAGAAAAAGCACCTGCCATCATCTTTATCGATGAGATTGATGCAATTGGACGAGCTAGAGGCAAAAGCATCTCTCAAGGAGCAAACGATGAGCGCGAGAACACGCTTAACCAATTGCTTACCGAGATGGATGGTTTTGGAACCAATAGTGGCGTTATCATTTTGGCTGCCACCAACCGTGCAGACATCTTGGATAGAGCCTTGATGCGTGCTGGCCGTTTTGACCGTCAGATACTTGTTGATATGCCTGATCTTCCAGAGCGCGTTCAGATTTTCAAAGTTCATCTGAAACCTTTGAAGTTGGGAGGAGATGTTGATGTGGATTTCCTCGGAAAACAAACTCCTGGTTTTTCCGGTGCTGACATCGCCAACCTTTGCAATGAGGCGGCTTTGATTGCTGCGCGGAAAGACAAGAAGATGGTAGAGAAGCAGGATTTTCTTGATGCTGTTGACAGGATCATCGGTGGTTTGGAGAAGAAGAACAAGATCATTACCAAGGGAGAGAAAAAAGTAATTGCCTATCACGAAGCAGGTCATGCTGCCGTGAGTTGGTTGACTGAACACGCATCTCCGTTGATCAAAGTGACCATTGTTCCGCGCGGAAGATCGTTGGGCGCTGCTTGGTATTTGCCAGAA
The Flavobacteriales bacterium DNA segment above includes these coding regions:
- a CDS encoding NUDIX hydrolase, with the translated sequence MAQSYKVFIGGSVLEFGNDSEFGSVFNRQLTDPSLEMWPEIIAQLEAGSLHVLVSGNVAFNWDHFSGHYKLIEAAGGLVQNEADEWLFIHRNGMWDLPKGKLEKGETIEKCAVREVAEECGIEEPSITEALSPTFHTYSLGAERILKKTHWYLMKSQSNAALIPQTEEGITEVKWVDPTKAKALAEASFGSIRQVVKEGFRL
- the pyrE gene encoding orotate phosphoribosyltransferase, with product MAAKVANELLRIKAVKLQPNAPFTWASGWKSPIYCDNRKTLSFPDVRKLIAQGLAQGVKEKFADAEVVAGVATGAIAIGMMVAEELGLPFVYVRPKPKEHGLGNQIEGYLPENSKVVVIEDLISTGGSSLKAVDALRETSSTVLGMVAIFTYGFATADENFEAANCKIYTLSNYSELVKLAVNSGYVSESDLEQLTEWRKEPSVWKA
- a CDS encoding biotin--[acetyl-CoA-carboxylase] ligase, producing MTKTLFIGQSTIRLNSVDSTNNYARALVRDKMPMEGTVIVAEEQTAGRGQRFNSWVTEPHLNLTCSYILKPVFLAAKDQFILSAAVALAVRATVANCVNDQEVTIKWPNDILVGSKKIAGILIENMLRGSQLETSIVGIGLNVKQTTFPDGLNATSLRLLSDSALEIEWVMEILHEQLERFYLQIRQGNLETVLTEMNRVLFGGGEERQLSVNGADELVRIIGVQQSGELELEHADGSRTLHQHHEIGWYLS
- the rsfS gene encoding ribosome silencing factor codes for the protein MKKISRKAETELLVKEIINGLQEKKGKHIVSLDLRKIENAVTEFYVVCSGDSNTHVNALAGSVEEEVRKALKDKPWHIEGTSNAEWVLLDYVNVVVHIFQRGIRDHYNIEGLWADAVTKEYDEVA
- the ftsH gene encoding ATP-dependent zinc metalloprotease FtsH, which produces MSSKENKENKNKKEDGKKPSKSKFNFELNFNFYWVYVIIAVAFIAMTFMPNMSDTERKLNDDQLKELLASGDVQKLVIINKEMAEIFIKPEALKSNEAYKDVKDNPFGTALSTGPQYFYQIVEIQNFDNTLKEVKEKLPKEEQFTTSAETRQNWADSFMWLLPFVLIIGVWIFLMRRMSGGAGGGAQIFNIGKSKAQLFEGDTKVNVTFNDVAGLDEAKVEIKEIVEFLKSPQKYTDLGAKIPKGALLVGPPGTGKTLLAKAVAGEAKVPFFSLSGSDFVEMFVGVGASRVRDLFKQAKEKAPAIIFIDEIDAIGRARGKSISQGANDERENTLNQLLTEMDGFGTNSGVIILAATNRADILDRALMRAGRFDRQILVDMPDLPERVQIFKVHLKPLKLGGDVDVDFLGKQTPGFSGADIANLCNEAALIAARKDKKMVEKQDFLDAVDRIIGGLEKKNKIITKGEKKVIAYHEAGHAAVSWLTEHASPLIKVTIVPRGRSLGAAWYLPEERQITTKEQMLDEMCATLGGRAAEEIIFGKVSTGALSDLEKVTKQAYAMVTVYGLSDKIGNISFYDSSGQNEYNFNKPYSEKTAELIDQEVSEMVEAAYERTKKILLDNKDKLEKLAENLLEKEVIFKENLEVIFGKRQWDREEDLVEKNTEAIEELNQSVAPAVDEKSAPVEDAEISAAAEKDDTLTQS